The Cataglyphis hispanica isolate Lineage 1 chromosome 5, ULB_Chis1_1.0, whole genome shotgun sequence genome has a segment encoding these proteins:
- the LOC126849506 gene encoding MD-2-related lipid-recognition protein-like: protein MIRNSALFLILTLCTIYAEVVHWTACPNPENVTSVCTIHEVRVNPCREASERKPCSLKKGRNASIIFDYTSEFSGNLFSRAYWASEIVDLPFLGMPLDACESTICPATPGEQQTYSVILPISKKFPTRTYDLKWKLWNEQEQECCFMFQIKLVK from the exons ATGATCCGAAACAGCGCACTCTTCCTCATTCTGACTCTGTGCACGATCTACGCGGAAGTTGTACACTGGACGGCATGTCCTAACC CTGAAAATGTCACTTCTGTTTGTACTATACATGAAGTACGTGTAAATCCATGCCGAGAAGCTTCAGAGAGAAAGCCATGTTCTTTAAAAAAGGGTCGCAATGCGAGCATAATTTTTGACTACACTTCCG agtTCAGTGGTAATTTATTCAGCAGAGCTTACTGGGCTTCGGAAATCGTAGATTTACCATTTTTGGGTATGCCACTTGATGCTTGCGAATCCACTATTTGTCCAGCTACGCCTGGTGAACAACAAACATACTCAGTTATATTGCCGATCTCCAAGAAATTCCCTACG CGAACGTATGATCTCAAATGGAAATTGTGGAATGAGCAAGAGCAAGAGTGCTGTTTTATGTTCCAAATTAAATTGGTGAAGTGA